AGACAGTGCCATAGACCACACCAATGGAAATGGCCACGATTGTTGCCAGAAGACCAATGGTCAGGGAGACACGACCGGCAATCAGCGTACGGGTCATCATGTCACGGCCGTTGGCGTCTGTGCCGAAGAAGAAGTAGTTCTTCTCGATATCAGCGGTCACAGTTGCCGATTTCTGGTCGGTAGAGACATTTGAAAATACTGCATTTTCAAAAATGCCGGAGCGATCGAAATAGCGCGTGTAGCGATCGTCAACTTTGCGACGGGAGGTCACAGTTGCGACAATCTTATCGCCATCGTTCTCATAGCTCTCGATTGTGAAGCGGGCGCGCTTTGCGATTTTTGCAAAGGCTGGCTCCACCTGATCAGCTGTTGGATAAGCCTCGAGACTTGCAGGAACTTTCACGTAATCGGGGTAAACATCATCGAACCCGTGTGGTGAAATCATCGGGCCGAAGATGGATGCCAAAGTAACTGTAATTAGAACGATAATCGAAGCAACAGCGGCGCGGTTCGCCTTTAGGCGGTCGCGTGCATCGTCCCACAATGACCGGCCTATCACTGGTGCAGAAGTCTGCTCAGTTGTAACGCTCATAGGGAACCTCAGTCGAAACGAACGCGCGGATC
This genomic window from Pseudovibrio sp. M1P-2-3 contains:
- a CDS encoding ABC transporter permease subunit, with the protein product MSVTTEQTSAPVIGRSLWDDARDRLKANRAAVASIIVLITVTLASIFGPMISPHGFDDVYPDYVKVPASLEAYPTADQVEPAFAKIAKRARFTIESYENDGDKIVATVTSRRKVDDRYTRYFDRSGIFENAVFSNVSTDQKSATVTADIEKNYFFFGTDANGRDMMTRTLIAGRVSLTIGLLATIVAISIGVVYGTVSGYFGGRVDLLMMRVVDILYSLPFIFFVIMLVVFFGRNFILMFIAVGAVEWLDMARIVRGQTLTIKRQEYVQAAEAMGIESKGILKRHVIPNTLGPVVVYMTLLVPKVILLESFLSFLGLGVQEPMTSWGVLISEGARNLQGAAWMLIFPTIFLTSTLFALNFIGDGLRDALDPKDR